A stretch of Rhinopithecus roxellana isolate Shanxi Qingling chromosome 12, ASM756505v1, whole genome shotgun sequence DNA encodes these proteins:
- the LAIR1 gene encoding leukocyte-associated immunoglobulin-like receptor 1 isoform X1 produces MARNMGRRPLASTSCQLASAAEFCPCTGQTAGTGAMSPHPTALLGLVLCLAQTIHTQEGPLPRPSISAEPDTVIPPGRPVTFVCQGPVGVQTFRLEWEGRSKFNDTKDVSQASPSESEARFRIDSVSEGNAGRYHCLYEKSTRWSELSDHLELVVKETSGDTDSPVTEPGSSAGPRQRPSDNSHNEHAPASQGLSAEHLYILIAVSVVFLFCLLLLVLFFLHRQNQIKQGPPRSKDEKQKLQQRPDLAVDVLERTADKATVKGLPEKDRETDTSAPAAGSSQEVTYAQLDHWALTRRTAQAVSPQSTEPMAESSTYATVARH; encoded by the exons ATGGCGAGAAACATGG GCAGGAGGCCCCTGGCCAGCACATCCTGTCAGCTTGCGTCTGCTGCAGAGTTCTGTCCTTGCACTGGCCAGACTGCTGGGACCGGGGCCATGTCTCCCCACCCCACCGCCCTCCTGGGCCTAG TGCTCTGCCTGGCTCAGACGATCCACACTCAGGAGG GGCCCCTGCCCAGACCCTCCATCTCGGCTGAGCCAGACACTGTGATCCCCCCAGGGAGGCCTGTGACTTTTGTGTGCCAGGGCCCGGTTGGGGTTCAAACATTCCGCCTGGAGTGGGAGGGTAGATCCAAGTTCAATGATACTAAGGATGTGTCTCAAGCTAGTCCATCTGAGTCCGAGGCCAGATTCCGCATTGACTCAGTGAGTGAAGGAAATGCCGGACGTTATCACTGCCTCTATGAAAAGTCCACCAGATGGTCTGAGCTCAGTGACCACCTGGAGCTGGTGGTGAAAG AAACCTCTGGAGACACGGACTCCCCCGTCACAGAGCCCGGCTCCTCAGCTG GACCCAGGCAGAGGCCGTCGGACAACAGTCACAATGAGC ATGCACCTGCTTCCCAAGGCCTGAGTGCTGAGCATCTTTATATTCTCATCGCGGTCTCAGTGGTCTTCCTCTTTTGTCTCCTCCTTCTGGTCCTCTTTTTCCTCCATCGCCAGAATCAGATAAAGCAGG GGCCCCCCAGAAGCAAGGACGAGAAGCAGAAGCTACAGCAGAG gCCCGACCTGGCTGTTGATGTTCTAGAGAGGACAGCAG ACAAGGCCACAGTCAAGGGACTTCCTGAGAAGGACAGAGAGACGGACACCTCG GCCCCGGCTGCAGGGAGTTCCCAGGAGGTGACGTATGCTCAGCTGGACCACTGGGCCCTCACACGGAGGACAGCCCAGGCTGTGTCCCCACAGTCCACAGAGCCCATGGCTGAGTCCAGCACGTATGCCACTGTTGCCAGACACTGA
- the LAIR1 gene encoding leukocyte-associated immunoglobulin-like receptor 1 isoform X2 encodes MARNMDPVTTIPCCDVVTLVTLQTSCDIMQNFVSASALLVLCLAQTIHTQEGPLPRPSISAEPDTVIPPGRPVTFVCQGPVGVQTFRLEWEGRSKFNDTKDVSQASPSESEARFRIDSVSEGNAGRYHCLYEKSTRWSELSDHLELVVKETSGDTDSPVTEPGSSAGPRQRPSDNSHNEHAPASQGLSAEHLYILIAVSVVFLFCLLLLVLFFLHRQNQIKQGPPRSKDEKQKLQQRPDLAVDVLERTADKATVKGLPEKDRETDTSAPAAGSSQEVTYAQLDHWALTRRTAQAVSPQSTEPMAESSTYATVARH; translated from the exons ATGGCGAGAAACATGG ACCCTGTGACCACCATTCCCTGCTGTGATGTCGTGACTCTGGTGACTTTGCAGACCTCCTGTGACATCATGCAGAATTTTGTCTCTGCATCTGCATTGCTTG TGCTCTGCCTGGCTCAGACGATCCACACTCAGGAGG GGCCCCTGCCCAGACCCTCCATCTCGGCTGAGCCAGACACTGTGATCCCCCCAGGGAGGCCTGTGACTTTTGTGTGCCAGGGCCCGGTTGGGGTTCAAACATTCCGCCTGGAGTGGGAGGGTAGATCCAAGTTCAATGATACTAAGGATGTGTCTCAAGCTAGTCCATCTGAGTCCGAGGCCAGATTCCGCATTGACTCAGTGAGTGAAGGAAATGCCGGACGTTATCACTGCCTCTATGAAAAGTCCACCAGATGGTCTGAGCTCAGTGACCACCTGGAGCTGGTGGTGAAAG AAACCTCTGGAGACACGGACTCCCCCGTCACAGAGCCCGGCTCCTCAGCTG GACCCAGGCAGAGGCCGTCGGACAACAGTCACAATGAGC ATGCACCTGCTTCCCAAGGCCTGAGTGCTGAGCATCTTTATATTCTCATCGCGGTCTCAGTGGTCTTCCTCTTTTGTCTCCTCCTTCTGGTCCTCTTTTTCCTCCATCGCCAGAATCAGATAAAGCAGG GGCCCCCCAGAAGCAAGGACGAGAAGCAGAAGCTACAGCAGAG gCCCGACCTGGCTGTTGATGTTCTAGAGAGGACAGCAG ACAAGGCCACAGTCAAGGGACTTCCTGAGAAGGACAGAGAGACGGACACCTCG GCCCCGGCTGCAGGGAGTTCCCAGGAGGTGACGTATGCTCAGCTGGACCACTGGGCCCTCACACGGAGGACAGCCCAGGCTGTGTCCCCACAGTCCACAGAGCCCATGGCTGAGTCCAGCACGTATGCCACTGTTGCCAGACACTGA
- the LAIR1 gene encoding leukocyte-associated immunoglobulin-like receptor 1 isoform X4 — MQNFVSASALLVLCLAQTIHTQEGPLPRPSISAEPDTVIPPGRPVTFVCQGPVGVQTFRLEWEGRSKFNDTKDVSQASPSESEARFRIDSVSEGNAGRYHCLYEKSTRWSELSDHLELVVKETSGDTDSPVTEPGSSAGPRQRPSDNSHNEHAPASQGLSAEHLYILIAVSVVFLFCLLLLVLFFLHRQNQIKQGPPRSKDEKQKLQQRPDLAVDVLERTADKATVKGLPEKDRETDTSAPAAGSSQEVTYAQLDHWALTRRTAQAVSPQSTEPMAESSTYATVARH, encoded by the exons ATGCAGAATTTTGTCTCTGCATCTGCATTGCTTG TGCTCTGCCTGGCTCAGACGATCCACACTCAGGAGG GGCCCCTGCCCAGACCCTCCATCTCGGCTGAGCCAGACACTGTGATCCCCCCAGGGAGGCCTGTGACTTTTGTGTGCCAGGGCCCGGTTGGGGTTCAAACATTCCGCCTGGAGTGGGAGGGTAGATCCAAGTTCAATGATACTAAGGATGTGTCTCAAGCTAGTCCATCTGAGTCCGAGGCCAGATTCCGCATTGACTCAGTGAGTGAAGGAAATGCCGGACGTTATCACTGCCTCTATGAAAAGTCCACCAGATGGTCTGAGCTCAGTGACCACCTGGAGCTGGTGGTGAAAG AAACCTCTGGAGACACGGACTCCCCCGTCACAGAGCCCGGCTCCTCAGCTG GACCCAGGCAGAGGCCGTCGGACAACAGTCACAATGAGC ATGCACCTGCTTCCCAAGGCCTGAGTGCTGAGCATCTTTATATTCTCATCGCGGTCTCAGTGGTCTTCCTCTTTTGTCTCCTCCTTCTGGTCCTCTTTTTCCTCCATCGCCAGAATCAGATAAAGCAGG GGCCCCCCAGAAGCAAGGACGAGAAGCAGAAGCTACAGCAGAG gCCCGACCTGGCTGTTGATGTTCTAGAGAGGACAGCAG ACAAGGCCACAGTCAAGGGACTTCCTGAGAAGGACAGAGAGACGGACACCTCG GCCCCGGCTGCAGGGAGTTCCCAGGAGGTGACGTATGCTCAGCTGGACCACTGGGCCCTCACACGGAGGACAGCCCAGGCTGTGTCCCCACAGTCCACAGAGCCCATGGCTGAGTCCAGCACGTATGCCACTGTTGCCAGACACTGA
- the LAIR1 gene encoding leukocyte-associated immunoglobulin-like receptor 1 isoform X3, with protein MSPHPTALLGLVLCLAQTIHTQEGPLPRPSISAEPDTVIPPGRPVTFVCQGPVGVQTFRLEWEGRSKFNDTKDVSQASPSESEARFRIDSVSEGNAGRYHCLYEKSTRWSELSDHLELVVKETSGDTDSPVTEPGSSAGPRQRPSDNSHNEHAPASQGLSAEHLYILIAVSVVFLFCLLLLVLFFLHRQNQIKQGPPRSKDEKQKLQQRPDLAVDVLERTADKATVKGLPEKDRETDTSAPAAGSSQEVTYAQLDHWALTRRTAQAVSPQSTEPMAESSTYATVARH; from the exons ATGTCTCCCCACCCCACCGCCCTCCTGGGCCTAG TGCTCTGCCTGGCTCAGACGATCCACACTCAGGAGG GGCCCCTGCCCAGACCCTCCATCTCGGCTGAGCCAGACACTGTGATCCCCCCAGGGAGGCCTGTGACTTTTGTGTGCCAGGGCCCGGTTGGGGTTCAAACATTCCGCCTGGAGTGGGAGGGTAGATCCAAGTTCAATGATACTAAGGATGTGTCTCAAGCTAGTCCATCTGAGTCCGAGGCCAGATTCCGCATTGACTCAGTGAGTGAAGGAAATGCCGGACGTTATCACTGCCTCTATGAAAAGTCCACCAGATGGTCTGAGCTCAGTGACCACCTGGAGCTGGTGGTGAAAG AAACCTCTGGAGACACGGACTCCCCCGTCACAGAGCCCGGCTCCTCAGCTG GACCCAGGCAGAGGCCGTCGGACAACAGTCACAATGAGC ATGCACCTGCTTCCCAAGGCCTGAGTGCTGAGCATCTTTATATTCTCATCGCGGTCTCAGTGGTCTTCCTCTTTTGTCTCCTCCTTCTGGTCCTCTTTTTCCTCCATCGCCAGAATCAGATAAAGCAGG GGCCCCCCAGAAGCAAGGACGAGAAGCAGAAGCTACAGCAGAG gCCCGACCTGGCTGTTGATGTTCTAGAGAGGACAGCAG ACAAGGCCACAGTCAAGGGACTTCCTGAGAAGGACAGAGAGACGGACACCTCG GCCCCGGCTGCAGGGAGTTCCCAGGAGGTGACGTATGCTCAGCTGGACCACTGGGCCCTCACACGGAGGACAGCCCAGGCTGTGTCCCCACAGTCCACAGAGCCCATGGCTGAGTCCAGCACGTATGCCACTGTTGCCAGACACTGA